The Halococcus salifodinae DSM 8989 genome includes a region encoding these proteins:
- a CDS encoding AAA family ATPase has translation MTDANTDTEPGRVETTQPETPRQLSIDEVGDLARTVIQNTEQVIVGSHDAIEHIVTAMLGRGHVLLEDVPGVGKTMLARAIARSFESSFSRIQFTPDLLPSDVTGTNVFNQKTREFDFRPGPIFANVVLGDEINRAPPKTQSALLEAMEETQVTVDGTTHALEQPFTVIATQNAIERGRTYELPVAEVDRFMKRLELGYPEPDAESAMLDRTVGTHPIDRLEPVATLEQLRGARATVGEVTVEAPIRQYVTRLANHTRERAELGVSPRGSLSLLRAAQARAALDGRGYVIPDDIQHEAAVTLAHRIRPASGTDRTGADVIRAALSSVRVE, from the coding sequence ATGACGGATGCGAACACCGACACAGAGCCCGGCCGAGTCGAGACGACACAGCCAGAAACCCCACGCCAACTGTCGATCGACGAGGTCGGCGACCTCGCCCGAACCGTCATCCAGAACACCGAGCAGGTGATCGTCGGCAGCCACGACGCGATCGAACACATCGTGACCGCGATGTTGGGCCGCGGCCACGTCCTGTTGGAGGACGTTCCCGGCGTCGGGAAAACGATGCTCGCGCGCGCGATCGCGCGCTCGTTCGAGAGCTCCTTCTCGCGCATCCAGTTCACTCCCGATCTACTTCCCTCCGACGTCACCGGCACCAACGTCTTCAACCAGAAAACACGGGAGTTCGACTTCCGTCCCGGCCCCATCTTCGCCAACGTCGTGCTCGGCGACGAGATCAACCGTGCGCCGCCGAAGACCCAGAGCGCGCTCCTCGAAGCGATGGAGGAGACCCAGGTCACCGTCGATGGCACCACTCACGCGCTCGAACAACCGTTCACCGTGATCGCCACCCAGAACGCCATCGAACGGGGTCGCACCTACGAGCTTCCGGTCGCCGAGGTCGACCGGTTCATGAAACGTCTCGAACTCGGCTACCCCGAGCCCGACGCCGAGTCGGCGATGCTCGATAGAACTGTGGGAACGCATCCGATCGACCGTCTCGAACCGGTCGCGACCCTCGAGCAGCTCCGCGGTGCGCGCGCCACGGTCGGCGAGGTCACGGTCGAAGCACCGATCCGCCAGTACGTCACGCGGCTCGCCAACCACACCCGCGAGCGGGCCGAACTCGGGGTCAGTCCTCGAGGATCGCTCTCGCTCCTCCGGGCAGCCCAGGCACGGGCCGCGCTCGACGGCCGCGGGTACGTGATCCCCGACGACATCCAGCACGAGGCCGCGGTGACACTCGCTCATCGGATCCGGCCGGCGTCGGGAACCGATCGAACCGGCGCGGACGTGATCAGGGCGGCGCTGTCGTCGGTCCGGGTCGAATGA
- a CDS encoding DUF58 domain-containing protein — translation MRPTRRAIVLAGVCALAVWLAATFGARSLNAVVVPGVVALAAGAVQLRLADRPTIDRHQPAAGFPGESRTIRVDIDADDALTARIEEVVDDGLGADFSPARRALPATLEYDIELAERGEHRLGPLTLTATDVLGLFTREFTYAKRTPVLVYPECYRLAGMNEAFGGHDPFDDREAFDELREYVPGDSLRDVHWKSSAKRDDLVVMEFDSAADASEVTVAAEAVAGYDDAMAAAAASIVTHLLDAGFAIELVYPGGRIEQAGGDPQRERVLRTLARAGPGRVEASDADIHVLADAGGTHVTVADRETPFDRLTGGRPTPAAADGGRRS, via the coding sequence ATGAGACCGACTCGCCGGGCGATCGTGCTCGCCGGCGTGTGTGCGCTCGCAGTCTGGCTCGCCGCGACGTTCGGCGCGCGCTCGCTCAACGCGGTCGTGGTCCCCGGAGTGGTCGCGCTCGCTGCCGGCGCGGTCCAGCTCCGACTCGCCGATCGGCCGACGATCGACCGACACCAGCCGGCGGCAGGCTTTCCCGGCGAATCACGAACCATTCGCGTCGACATCGACGCCGACGACGCGCTGACCGCACGGATCGAGGAGGTCGTCGACGATGGGCTCGGGGCCGATTTCTCGCCTGCAAGGCGGGCGTTGCCGGCAACCCTCGAATACGACATCGAACTGGCGGAGCGTGGCGAACATCGATTGGGACCGCTCACGCTCACGGCGACGGACGTTCTCGGACTGTTCACGAGGGAGTTCACGTACGCCAAACGCACGCCGGTGCTCGTCTACCCCGAGTGTTACCGGCTCGCTGGCATGAACGAGGCGTTCGGCGGACACGACCCGTTCGACGACCGCGAGGCGTTCGACGAACTCCGGGAGTACGTCCCGGGCGACAGTCTCAGGGACGTCCACTGGAAGTCGAGCGCGAAGCGCGACGATCTCGTGGTGATGGAGTTCGACAGCGCGGCCGACGCGAGCGAGGTCACCGTCGCTGCCGAGGCGGTGGCCGGCTACGACGACGCGATGGCGGCGGCGGCGGCCAGCATCGTCACCCACCTCCTCGACGCCGGCTTCGCGATCGAGCTGGTGTATCCGGGCGGACGGATCGAGCAGGCGGGCGGCGACCCACAGCGCGAGCGGGTGTTGCGCACGCTCGCCCGTGCCGGACCGGGTCGGGTCGAGGCGAGCGATGCCGACATCCACGTACTCGCTGACGCGGGCGGTACCCACGTGACCGTCGCGGATCGCGAGACGCCGTTCGACCGACTGACCGGCGGGCGGCCGACGCCCGCGGCCGCCGACGGGGGGCGTCGATCGTGA
- a CDS encoding transglutaminase TgpA family protein → MSTTARSTLTDRSSWFAGGARRGLALGAAGLLIASFLTVCFHVTDVAGGSDRLVLFVVAGFVAATLLARFLPAVLALVIAAALFAVGLWSYVLAVPNGELLLRSLGAVRADVLALLTGLSILQITEAGIWAAGFAPAPVFLTWYFALRRRYVAAAVVGGAALGFFVLTGDAGVLVVLAGVAGAAGVVGFGELERYEGRSGHVEVLVIVLAAMIVLAPLVSIVPGGASDPLVPSGGGSGGASTVEGSLLAADDQVGIQGSISLSPEVRFTVESSEGSYWRAAAYDRYTGGSWVRTDDTRSYDGSIAGPPGNTTTVEQTFTAETSIGVMPAAWKPTRISGDSADDASVTNLDGLQPGNAFESGDSYSVVSQQPTTTPDELRTAGQNYSEDLLERYTTLPGSTPDRVERRTDQITANADNPYDTARTVERWLERTKGYSLNVSRPDGNIGDAFLFEMERGYCVYFATSMVTMLRSQDIPARFVTGYTEGQRVAEDEWVVRGYDSHAWVEVYFPDVGWIQFDPTPGGPRTATEDTSLEDARANNTTDVDTSGSADGEWTPTPTATPIGGENDSEAADAADGQRGLQGLAEDGATGVNGTITPPPVAQGGAAAANGTPGGDSSGSGPSLPSPTREQWAFGLVALAGLAAGARRSDAAERTYRELWLRYLPDDSPAVEVEAAFERLEYLLGQRYRARRSGETPREYLAAVGADDRAARVGELFEHARYAGSATQAEADEAAELVRALVGERTPVLGRFRRS, encoded by the coding sequence GTGAGCACGACCGCCCGATCCACGCTGACGGATCGATCGTCGTGGTTCGCCGGTGGCGCGCGGCGCGGACTCGCGCTCGGTGCGGCGGGGCTGCTCATCGCCTCGTTTCTCACCGTCTGTTTTCACGTGACCGACGTGGCCGGCGGGAGCGACCGACTCGTGCTGTTCGTGGTCGCGGGGTTCGTCGCGGCGACGCTGCTCGCGCGCTTCCTGCCGGCCGTGCTGGCGCTCGTGATCGCGGCGGCGCTGTTCGCGGTCGGTCTCTGGAGCTACGTCCTCGCGGTGCCGAACGGTGAACTCCTGCTCCGGTCGCTCGGCGCGGTGCGCGCCGACGTGCTCGCGCTCCTGACCGGTCTCTCGATCCTCCAGATCACGGAAGCAGGCATCTGGGCTGCGGGGTTCGCGCCCGCACCGGTCTTCCTGACGTGGTACTTCGCGCTCCGGCGGCGGTACGTCGCCGCGGCGGTCGTCGGCGGCGCGGCGCTCGGCTTCTTCGTGCTGACCGGCGATGCAGGCGTCCTCGTGGTGCTCGCTGGCGTCGCGGGGGCAGCGGGCGTCGTGGGTTTCGGCGAACTCGAACGCTACGAGGGTCGATCGGGCCACGTCGAGGTGCTCGTGATCGTCCTCGCCGCGATGATCGTGCTCGCGCCGCTCGTGAGCATCGTCCCCGGCGGCGCGTCCGACCCGCTAGTGCCCTCGGGCGGCGGTAGTGGTGGCGCGAGCACCGTCGAGGGGAGCCTGCTGGCAGCCGACGATCAGGTCGGGATCCAGGGATCGATCTCGCTCTCACCCGAAGTACGGTTCACCGTCGAGAGCAGTGAGGGGAGCTACTGGCGTGCGGCGGCCTACGACCGCTACACCGGCGGGAGCTGGGTTCGGACCGACGACACCCGATCCTACGATGGCTCGATCGCCGGCCCGCCGGGCAACACCACGACGGTAGAGCAGACGTTCACGGCCGAAACCTCGATCGGCGTGATGCCCGCGGCGTGGAAACCGACCCGGATCTCGGGCGATTCGGCCGACGACGCGAGTGTGACCAACCTCGACGGGCTCCAGCCCGGGAACGCGTTCGAATCGGGTGACAGCTACTCCGTCGTGAGCCAGCAGCCGACCACGACGCCCGACGAACTCCGCACGGCGGGGCAGAACTACTCCGAGGATCTGCTGGAGCGCTACACCACCCTGCCGGGGAGCACGCCCGATCGGGTCGAACGCCGGACCGATCAGATCACGGCGAACGCCGACAACCCCTACGACACCGCACGGACCGTCGAGCGCTGGCTCGAACGGACGAAGGGCTACTCGCTCAACGTCAGCCGGCCCGACGGCAACATCGGCGACGCGTTCCTCTTCGAGATGGAGCGGGGATACTGCGTCTACTTCGCGACCTCGATGGTCACGATGCTTCGTAGTCAGGACATCCCGGCACGGTTCGTAACGGGCTACACCGAGGGCCAGCGCGTCGCCGAGGACGAGTGGGTCGTCCGAGGCTACGACAGTCACGCGTGGGTCGAGGTCTACTTCCCCGACGTGGGCTGGATCCAGTTCGATCCCACGCCCGGTGGCCCACGGACCGCAACCGAGGACACCTCCCTCGAAGACGCGCGCGCCAACAACACCACCGATGTCGACACCAGCGGCTCGGCCGACGGCGAGTGGACTCCGACGCCGACCGCGACGCCGATCGGTGGAGAGAACGACTCCGAGGCTGCCGACGCCGCTGACGGACAGCGTGGATTGCAGGGACTCGCAGAGGATGGTGCTACCGGTGTGAACGGAACGATAACTCCGCCGCCGGTGGCCCAAGGGGGCGCTGCAGCGGCGAACGGTACGCCAGGCGGCGACTCGTCGGGCTCGGGACCGAGTCTCCCCTCGCCGACACGCGAACAGTGGGCGTTCGGGCTGGTCGCACTCGCGGGGCTCGCCGCGGGCGCACGGCGGAGCGACGCCGCCGAGCGCACCTACCGCGAACTCTGGCTGCGCTACCTGCCCGACGACTCGCCGGCCGTCGAGGTCGAGGCCGCGTTCGAACGCCTCGAATACCTGCTCGGACAGCGCTATCGGGCCCGGCGCTCGGGTGAGACGCCACGCGAGTATCTCGCCGCCGTGGGGGCGGACGACCGCGCAGCGCGCGTCGGGGAGCTGTTCGAGCACGCTCGGTACGCCGGCTCGGCGACCCAGGCCGAGGCCGACGAGGCGGCCGAGCTGGTCCGTGCTCTCGTCGGGGAGCGCACACCCGTTCTGGGTCGGTTCCGGCGATCGTAA
- a CDS encoding DUF5787 family protein, producing MTQSAESEFEFELRVCAWAERNWPPGGQHDPDTMAIVARQLGTKHRRWDTVIVEASREKLETRARFGSTRLDSDLLGVVRHAPTEWTWYRDALPEPDYPWRYVREAVHRAADRGILETRQQGNRIELRRKWTYPDWVERVIAIENKPDLTASAARALAGQIEHDVALGLADEVWVATAATDDAIEPVLLEDFPVEAGVLVLGGGSTDDDASVAWHPRTLAVDKPGTRITERPTGGTHDQSAARFEYASPEWKRDKRLAIAERAYERGWRSYVDTMRPDCRHFELRRDARNGNRDVLPWCAAKERRQTAAECAGSCSAFEPEPPGWRAAGWPIEGGPGSAVKRLLARRRDRRRPDATE from the coding sequence GTGACGCAGAGCGCCGAGAGCGAGTTCGAGTTCGAACTCCGGGTGTGCGCGTGGGCCGAGCGCAACTGGCCGCCGGGCGGACAGCACGATCCCGACACCATGGCGATCGTGGCGCGCCAGCTCGGCACGAAACACCGACGATGGGACACCGTGATCGTCGAGGCAAGTCGTGAAAAGCTCGAAACGCGCGCCCGATTCGGCTCCACGCGGCTCGATTCGGATCTCCTCGGCGTCGTTCGGCACGCACCCACCGAGTGGACGTGGTATCGCGATGCGCTCCCCGAGCCCGACTATCCGTGGCGGTACGTCCGCGAAGCGGTCCACCGTGCGGCCGATCGCGGGATTCTCGAAACCCGCCAGCAGGGAAACCGGATCGAACTCCGGCGAAAGTGGACCTACCCCGACTGGGTCGAGCGCGTGATCGCGATCGAGAACAAACCCGACCTCACCGCGAGCGCCGCGCGCGCCCTCGCGGGCCAGATCGAACACGACGTCGCACTCGGCCTCGCCGACGAGGTCTGGGTCGCCACCGCCGCGACCGACGACGCGATCGAACCCGTCCTCCTCGAAGATTTCCCGGTCGAGGCGGGCGTGCTGGTTCTCGGTGGGGGTTCGACTGACGACGACGCGAGCGTCGCGTGGCATCCCCGAACGCTCGCGGTCGACAAGCCGGGGACGCGGATCACGGAGCGGCCGACGGGTGGGACCCACGATCAGTCGGCCGCGCGCTTCGAGTACGCGAGCCCCGAGTGGAAACGCGACAAGCGGCTCGCGATCGCCGAGCGCGCGTACGAGCGCGGCTGGCGGTCGTACGTCGACACGATGCGACCCGACTGTCGCCATTTCGAACTGCGCCGTGACGCGCGCAACGGGAATCGGGACGTGCTGCCGTGGTGTGCGGCGAAGGAGCGCCGACAGACCGCGGCCGAGTGTGCGGGGTCGTGTTCGGCGTTCGAGCCCGAACCCCCCGGCTGGCGCGCTGCGGGCTGGCCGATCGAGGGCGGGCCAGGCAGCGCCGTGAAGCGATTGCTGGCGCGGCGACGCGACCGACGACGACCTGACGCGACGGAGTAA
- a CDS encoding DUF5797 family protein produces MGLSDEATARLEDVVALQPTKNAELAERWGMDGGSEVHQYLENELADHYYRDENSLIRATADAATLVGEEPDEDGPRTVRVPALQHRAFGVVADHDERAESVVSVLHKLRDAAADVDGAGGSTDDDLTADDVRSALRGLERRGCVEVVQRTVPTFRLAVERDAVSVEAIDDE; encoded by the coding sequence ATGGGGCTCTCCGACGAGGCGACGGCGCGTCTCGAAGACGTGGTCGCACTCCAGCCGACGAAAAACGCCGAGCTCGCCGAACGGTGGGGGATGGACGGCGGTAGCGAGGTCCACCAGTACCTCGAAAACGAACTCGCCGATCACTACTACCGCGACGAGAACAGTCTGATCCGCGCGACCGCCGACGCCGCGACGCTGGTCGGCGAAGAACCCGACGAGGACGGTCCGCGAACCGTTCGCGTTCCCGCCCTCCAACATCGGGCGTTCGGAGTCGTCGCCGACCACGACGAGCGCGCCGAGAGCGTGGTCTCGGTGCTTCACAAGCTCCGCGACGCTGCGGCCGACGTGGACGGAGCGGGAGGTTCGACCGACGACGATCTCACTGCCGACGACGTGCGCTCGGCACTCCGCGGTCTCGAACGTCGGGGATGCGTCGAGGTGGTCCAGCGGACGGTGCCGACCTTCCGGCTGGCAGTCGAACGCGACGCAGTCTCGGTCGAAGCGATCGACGACGAGTAG